One Cellulomonas sp. Y8 DNA segment encodes these proteins:
- a CDS encoding isochorismatase family protein, whose amino-acid sequence MARALIVVDVQNDFCEGGALAVAGGAAVAEQVTAFLSRAADAYDVVVATADWHEPLPHDNAGHFAVGAEPDYVATWPEHCVRDTAGAAYHPALRLPADAVHVRKGQGRQDYSGFEGVLTPGAGGTGAESGRTGAASAAEAGALADAAPAGLADALRARDVDGVDVVGLATDHCVTATALDALAAGFDVRVLTDLTAGVGVRTTIDALTRLAARGVTLTTSDAR is encoded by the coding sequence GTGGCTCGCGCGCTGATCGTGGTGGACGTGCAGAACGACTTCTGCGAGGGCGGCGCCCTGGCCGTCGCGGGCGGCGCTGCCGTCGCCGAGCAGGTCACCGCCTTCCTGTCCCGCGCGGCCGACGCGTACGACGTCGTCGTCGCCACCGCCGACTGGCACGAGCCGCTCCCCCACGACAACGCGGGCCACTTCGCGGTGGGCGCCGAGCCGGACTACGTCGCCACCTGGCCCGAGCACTGCGTCCGCGACACCGCCGGCGCGGCGTACCACCCGGCGTTGCGGCTGCCCGCGGACGCCGTGCACGTGCGCAAGGGGCAGGGCCGGCAGGACTACTCGGGCTTCGAGGGCGTGCTGACGCCCGGCGCCGGCGGGACGGGTGCCGAGTCCGGCCGGACGGGTGCCGCGTCCGCCGCGGAGGCAGGGGCGCTCGCCGACGCGGCTCCCGCCGGGCTCGCCGACGCGCTCCGGGCGCGGGACGTCGACGGCGTGGACGTCGTCGGCCTCGCCACCGACCACTGCGTGACCGCCACGGCGCTCGACGCGCTGGCCGCCGGGTTCGACGTGCGCGTGCTCACCGACCTCACCGCGGGCGTCGGGGTGCGGACCACGATCGACGCGCTCACCCGGCTCGCCGCGCGCGGCGTCACGCTCACCACCTCCGACGCCCGCTGA
- a CDS encoding alpha/beta fold hydrolase, with the protein MELTTHGVPVHHVAHGAGRTVVVLHGAGVDHREPEACLDPALAAAGGLRRVYPDVPGHGRTPAPSALRSEDDVVDVLVGFVAEIAGGEPVLLAGHSAGAHDARGVAARRPDLVAGLALVCPLVAGGHDVPAHEPVVRDDHLGDAEFRGYFVVQTPAMLDRYRRFVEPGAALADGPANARIGERWEITGLDAPGARYEGPVLVVAGRRDSVVGYAGAVDLLERYPRATLAVVDGAGHALPHERPEVLAALLTDWVARVRDGR; encoded by the coding sequence ATGGAGCTCACGACGCACGGCGTCCCCGTGCACCACGTCGCGCACGGCGCCGGCCGCACGGTCGTCGTGCTGCACGGGGCCGGGGTGGACCACCGGGAGCCCGAGGCCTGCCTCGACCCGGCGCTCGCGGCCGCCGGCGGGCTGCGCCGGGTGTACCCGGACGTCCCCGGGCACGGCCGCACACCCGCGCCGTCCGCGCTGCGCTCCGAGGACGACGTCGTGGACGTGCTGGTCGGGTTCGTCGCGGAGATCGCGGGCGGCGAGCCGGTGCTGCTGGCCGGGCACTCGGCGGGCGCCCACGACGCCCGGGGGGTCGCGGCGCGGCGCCCCGACCTCGTCGCCGGGCTGGCGCTGGTCTGCCCGCTGGTCGCCGGCGGGCACGACGTCCCGGCGCACGAACCCGTCGTCCGCGACGACCACCTGGGCGACGCGGAGTTCCGCGGGTACTTCGTCGTCCAGACCCCGGCGATGCTCGACCGGTACCGGCGGTTCGTCGAGCCGGGCGCGGCGCTCGCGGACGGCCCGGCGAACGCGCGGATCGGGGAGCGCTGGGAGATCACGGGGCTGGACGCGCCGGGAGCCCGCTACGAGGGGCCGGTCCTCGTCGTCGCCGGTCGCCGGGACTCCGTCGTCGGGTACGCCGGCGCGGTCGACCTCCTGGAGCGGTACCCCCGCGCCACCCTGGCGGTCGTCGACGGGGCGGGCCACGCCCTGCCGCACGAGCGCCCCGAGGTCCTCGCGGCGCTGCTGACCGACTGGGTCGCGCGGGTGCGCGACGGCCGCTGA
- a CDS encoding VOC family protein: MDYRLELVQVPVSDVDRAKDFYTQRAGFVLDHDHEVGGGIRFVQLTPPGSGASIAIGTGLTTMPPGSVEGLQLVVADIDAAREELTGRGLEVGEVQDFPWGRFLFFADPDGNRWAVQQVVHPSAG; encoded by the coding sequence ATGGACTACCGACTGGAGCTCGTGCAGGTGCCCGTCTCCGACGTGGACCGGGCCAAGGACTTCTACACGCAGCGCGCCGGGTTCGTGCTCGACCACGACCACGAGGTCGGCGGCGGCATCCGGTTCGTGCAGCTGACGCCGCCCGGCTCGGGGGCGTCCATCGCGATCGGGACCGGGCTGACGACGATGCCGCCCGGCTCCGTCGAGGGGTTGCAGCTCGTCGTCGCGGACATCGACGCCGCGCGCGAGGAGCTCACCGGCCGCGGGCTCGAGGTGGGGGAGGTGCAGGACTTCCCGTGGGGGCGGTTCCTGTTCTTCGCCGACCCCGACGGCAACCGGTGGGCCGTGCAGCAGGTCGTGCACCCGTCGGCCGGCTGA
- a CDS encoding DUF2277 domain-containing protein encodes MCRNITTLRGLEPAATDEEIVAAARQFVRKVTGVQSVSAATAEPLDRAVGEIAAIVTRLLDELPERRRPPATVPPLRRPEVRARLGMPPFDGEGEHDHPHEHDHDDHTHEHDDHAHEHDGHTHPHEHVHA; translated from the coding sequence ATGTGCCGGAACATCACCACGCTGCGGGGCCTCGAGCCCGCCGCGACCGACGAGGAGATCGTGGCCGCGGCCCGTCAGTTCGTCCGCAAGGTCACCGGCGTGCAGTCGGTGAGCGCCGCGACGGCCGAGCCGCTCGACCGCGCGGTCGGCGAGATCGCCGCCATCGTGACGCGGCTGCTCGACGAGCTGCCCGAGCGGCGGCGGCCGCCGGCGACGGTCCCGCCGCTGCGCCGCCCGGAGGTCCGCGCGCGCCTGGGCATGCCGCCGTTCGACGGCGAGGGCGAGCACGACCACCCGCACGAGCACGACCACGACGACCACACGCACGAGCACGACGACCACGCGCACGAGCACGACGGCCACACGCACCCGCACGAGCACGTGCACGCCTGA
- a CDS encoding PQQ-binding-like beta-propeller repeat protein translates to MGAGRMAEVQLDDAGEPAPPDAPAAPGRARRGRAVLRRWWPLPVAGVLTVVAWQAVADARIESTAERLRETPGVIATTVTPPLDPTPMVSPELATAMYGGVSTQDGFVAATVVGGASDPVRVVGIDPADGEQVWSVDVAGPPDPGLSSRGFACDSGTDDPARVLWCELTDYRDASGAPEATRLVEVHLGDHAVRSERELDPGASAVAVGHALVVGTPGDASVRLVATDVRTGEQLWAADVPEPLAPGSGSGWLSRAGGHVLVVAASATWAVDAGSGSVQAGGAGVAVVRGDRLVDLQGSSRTLLLGADGSGTAETDGQVQLLAPDDGSAPDVLVVEVADGSLERRLRGVDAASGEVLWERPSDGMASTNRLLLDGVLYGSGDRGRLWAVDALSGEERWSTQGGVLDDYRLMTDGVHLLRVERDARSGDPVLAAYALGSGRPAWTTPLPPGVDSVWTQGGILYGHGEDGAVVLR, encoded by the coding sequence ATGGGGGCGGGGCGCATGGCCGAGGTGCAGCTGGACGACGCCGGCGAGCCGGCACCGCCGGACGCCCCGGCGGCCCCCGGCCGCGCCCGTCGCGGCCGCGCCGTCCTGCGACGGTGGTGGCCGCTGCCCGTCGCCGGGGTGCTCACGGTCGTGGCGTGGCAGGCCGTCGCGGACGCCCGGATCGAGTCGACGGCCGAGCGGCTGCGCGAGACGCCTGGCGTCATTGCGACGACGGTGACCCCGCCGCTCGACCCGACGCCGATGGTCTCGCCGGAGCTGGCGACGGCGATGTACGGCGGCGTGTCCACGCAGGACGGGTTCGTCGCCGCGACGGTGGTCGGCGGGGCGTCCGACCCGGTGCGCGTCGTCGGGATCGACCCCGCCGACGGCGAGCAGGTCTGGAGCGTCGACGTCGCCGGCCCGCCGGACCCCGGACTGTCCAGCCGTGGGTTCGCCTGCGACAGCGGCACGGACGACCCGGCCCGGGTCCTGTGGTGCGAGCTCACCGACTACCGGGACGCCTCCGGCGCGCCGGAGGCCACCCGGCTGGTCGAGGTCCACCTCGGTGACCACGCCGTCCGCAGCGAGCGCGAGCTGGACCCCGGTGCGTCGGCCGTCGCGGTCGGGCACGCCCTCGTCGTGGGGACCCCCGGTGACGCGTCCGTCCGCCTGGTCGCGACCGACGTCCGCACCGGTGAGCAGCTCTGGGCCGCCGACGTGCCGGAGCCGCTCGCCCCGGGGAGCGGCAGCGGCTGGCTGTCCCGCGCGGGCGGCCACGTCCTGGTCGTCGCGGCCAGCGCGACCTGGGCGGTCGACGCCGGGAGCGGGAGCGTGCAGGCCGGCGGCGCCGGGGTCGCCGTCGTCCGTGGCGACCGGCTGGTCGACCTCCAGGGCTCGAGCCGCACGCTCCTGCTGGGCGCCGACGGCTCCGGGACCGCGGAGACCGACGGGCAGGTGCAGCTCCTGGCGCCGGACGACGGCTCCGCGCCGGACGTGCTCGTGGTCGAGGTCGCCGACGGCTCGCTGGAGCGCCGGCTCCGGGGGGTCGACGCGGCCTCCGGCGAGGTGCTCTGGGAGCGGCCGTCGGACGGCATGGCCTCCACCAACCGCCTGCTCCTCGACGGCGTCCTGTACGGCAGCGGCGACCGCGGCCGGCTGTGGGCGGTCGACGCCCTGTCCGGTGAGGAGCGGTGGAGCACCCAGGGCGGCGTCCTCGACGACTACCGCCTGATGACGGACGGCGTCCACCTGCTCCGCGTCGAACGGGACGCCCGGTCCGGGGACCCGGTGCTCGCCGCCTACGCCCTCGGCTCCGGCCGGCCGGCGTGGACCACGCCGCTGCCGCCGGGGGTCGACAGCGTGTGGACCCAGGGCGGCATCCTGTACGGGCACGGGGAGGACGGCGCCGTCGTCCTCCGCTGA
- a CDS encoding putative protein N(5)-glutamine methyltransferase: MPAVPLDLDAAALAALVARLRGAGCVFAEDEAALLVAEARDAAELDAMTARRVAGEPLEQVVGWAGFRGLRIGVEPGVFVPRARTGLLVREAVRALRGDAAGDGPVVVDLCCGTGAVGLAVAAERPGVALWAVDLDPAAVACARRNAAALGPADATVLLGDLDAPLPAALEGRVDVLVANAPYVPTAEIAHMPTEARDHEPRVALDGGADGVDLHRRVAASAPRWLAPGGHLLVETSVRQAGATAAACEGQGLTVRVVHDDDLDGTVVVATRRGA; the protein is encoded by the coding sequence TTGCCCGCCGTGCCCCTGGATCTCGACGCCGCCGCGCTGGCCGCGCTCGTCGCCCGGCTGCGCGGCGCCGGGTGCGTGTTCGCCGAGGACGAGGCGGCGCTGCTCGTGGCGGAGGCCCGGGACGCGGCGGAGCTGGACGCGATGACCGCGCGCCGGGTGGCCGGGGAGCCGCTGGAGCAGGTCGTCGGGTGGGCCGGGTTCCGGGGCCTGCGGATCGGGGTGGAGCCGGGGGTGTTCGTGCCGCGGGCGCGCACCGGGCTGCTGGTGCGCGAGGCGGTACGGGCGCTGCGGGGCGACGCGGCCGGCGACGGTCCCGTCGTCGTCGACCTGTGCTGCGGGACGGGCGCGGTGGGGCTCGCGGTTGCCGCCGAGCGCCCCGGCGTCGCGCTGTGGGCCGTCGACCTCGACCCGGCCGCGGTCGCCTGCGCCCGGCGGAACGCGGCGGCGCTCGGCCCGGCGGACGCGACCGTGCTGCTCGGCGACCTCGACGCCCCGCTGCCCGCAGCGCTGGAGGGCCGGGTGGACGTCCTGGTGGCCAACGCGCCGTACGTCCCGACCGCCGAGATCGCCCACATGCCGACCGAGGCCCGGGACCACGAGCCGCGCGTCGCCCTCGACGGCGGCGCCGACGGCGTCGACCTGCACCGTCGGGTGGCTGCGTCCGCGCCGCGCTGGCTCGCGCCGGGCGGGCACCTGCTCGTCGAGACCAGCGTCCGGCAGGCGGGCGCCACCGCCGCGGCGTGCGAGGGCCAAGGCCTGACCGTGCGGGTCGTGCACGACGACGACCTGGACGGCACCGTGGTGGTCGCGACCCGCCGCGGCGCGTAG
- a CDS encoding DUF4262 domain-containing protein — MDEVEAVGWLSHLQGMADRHGWALQWVGPGDDGELQFCYTTGLYQYDLPELIVFGPCPDDAARLLNTLGARMRAGQRYVDGDPIDDVRRNARLMEVLDSRGHLIMAHALARATRPLPALQVIYPDRDGRWPWQPGSRIANVPILGIVPDVG; from the coding sequence ATGGACGAGGTCGAGGCGGTCGGGTGGCTCAGCCACCTGCAGGGGATGGCGGACAGGCACGGGTGGGCCCTGCAGTGGGTCGGCCCCGGTGACGACGGCGAGCTGCAGTTCTGCTACACGACGGGGCTCTACCAGTACGACCTGCCGGAGCTGATCGTGTTCGGCCCGTGCCCGGACGACGCCGCGCGGCTGCTCAACACACTGGGTGCGCGGATGCGCGCCGGGCAGCGGTACGTCGACGGCGACCCGATCGACGACGTGCGGCGGAACGCTCGGCTCATGGAGGTGCTGGACTCGCGCGGGCACCTGATCATGGCGCACGCGCTGGCGCGCGCGACGCGGCCGCTGCCGGCGCTCCAGGTGATCTACCCGGACCGCGACGGGCGGTGGCCGTGGCAGCCGGGGTCGCGGATCGCGAACGTGCCGATCCTGGGGATCGTGCCCGACGTCGGGTGA
- a CDS encoding ANTAR domain-containing response regulator, with the protein MPQARAAEQAPEAAAKPARRAVVAEDEALIRMDVVETLREAGFDVVGEAGDGEQAVALATELKPDVVVMDVKMPVLDGISAAERIAKAHLAPVVLLTAFSQTELVERARDAGAMAYVVKPFSPADLLPAVEIAISRYAQITALESEVADLAERFETRKRVDRAKGLLMTKMGLTEPESFRWIQKTSMDRRLTMREVADAVIDQVGGGS; encoded by the coding sequence ATCCCGCAGGCCCGCGCGGCCGAGCAGGCGCCCGAGGCGGCCGCCAAGCCGGCCCGCCGTGCGGTCGTCGCGGAGGACGAGGCCCTGATCCGGATGGACGTCGTCGAGACGCTCCGCGAGGCGGGCTTCGACGTCGTGGGCGAGGCGGGTGACGGCGAGCAGGCCGTGGCCCTCGCGACCGAGCTCAAGCCCGACGTCGTCGTCATGGACGTCAAGATGCCGGTGCTCGACGGCATCTCCGCGGCCGAGCGCATCGCGAAGGCGCACCTCGCGCCGGTCGTGCTGCTCACCGCGTTCTCGCAGACCGAGCTGGTCGAGCGCGCACGCGACGCCGGCGCGATGGCCTACGTCGTCAAGCCGTTCAGCCCGGCCGACCTGCTGCCGGCGGTCGAGATCGCGATCTCCCGCTACGCGCAGATCACCGCGCTCGAGTCCGAGGTCGCCGACCTCGCCGAGCGGTTCGAGACCCGCAAGCGCGTCGACCGCGCCAAGGGCCTGCTCATGACCAAGATGGGCCTGACGGAGCCGGAGTCGTTCCGGTGGATCCAGAAGACCTCCATGGACCGCCGCCTCACCATGCGCGAGGTCGCGGACGCGGTCATCGACCAGGTCGGCGGCGGCTCCTGA
- a CDS encoding ABC transporter substrate-binding protein produces the protein MIRTTHAVQAAALAGAVALVLTACAGGDDGGSGGDETADGDAGPLIIGTLLPQTGTLAYLGPPEIAGVDLAVQEINEAGGVLGSDVEVIHADSSDADHAEVATQSVTDLISQDVQVIVGAASSSVTLNVVDDITGAEIVQISPANTATSLSGYSDFYFRTAPPDTVQGAALGNLITGDGHANIGILVFNDDYGTSLRNVVKTTVEDAGATVVYGNEGEEFDPAASSFATDVTALMATSPDAVVVLAFEQTKQIIPELVAAGVDPATIYMVDGNTADYSADFDPGTLEGAQGTIPGAFPSDDFQARLKEVDPALTDYAYGPESYDATILAALAAVKGGGTDGPTIQANMAAVSGADGGEECTSYADCVELLDAGEDIQYVGQAGIGPFNEDNDPASAFIGVYKYGADNKNVWVKAVEGSVGE, from the coding sequence ATGATTCGTACGACACATGCCGTCCAGGCGGCGGCTCTCGCCGGCGCCGTCGCGCTCGTGCTGACCGCGTGCGCCGGCGGCGACGACGGCGGGTCGGGCGGCGACGAGACGGCGGACGGCGACGCCGGCCCGCTGATCATCGGCACCCTGCTGCCCCAGACCGGCACGCTGGCGTACCTCGGCCCGCCGGAGATCGCGGGCGTCGACCTGGCGGTCCAGGAGATCAACGAGGCGGGCGGCGTCCTCGGCTCGGACGTCGAGGTCATCCACGCGGACTCGTCCGACGCCGACCACGCCGAGGTCGCCACGCAGTCGGTCACCGACCTCATCTCGCAGGACGTCCAGGTCATCGTCGGTGCGGCGTCCTCGTCGGTCACGCTCAACGTCGTCGACGACATCACGGGTGCCGAGATCGTGCAGATCTCCCCGGCGAACACCGCGACGTCCCTGTCGGGCTACTCCGACTTCTACTTCCGCACCGCCCCGCCGGACACCGTCCAGGGCGCCGCGCTCGGCAACCTCATCACCGGTGACGGCCACGCCAACATCGGCATCCTGGTGTTCAACGACGACTACGGCACCTCGCTGCGCAACGTCGTCAAGACCACGGTCGAGGACGCGGGCGCCACGGTCGTCTACGGCAACGAGGGCGAGGAGTTCGACCCGGCCGCGAGCAGCTTCGCGACCGACGTGACCGCGCTCATGGCGACCAGCCCCGACGCCGTCGTGGTCCTGGCGTTCGAGCAGACCAAGCAGATCATCCCCGAGCTCGTCGCCGCGGGCGTCGACCCGGCCACGATCTACATGGTCGACGGCAACACGGCCGACTACTCCGCGGACTTCGACCCGGGCACCCTCGAGGGCGCGCAGGGCACCATCCCCGGCGCGTTCCCGAGCGACGACTTCCAGGCCCGCCTGAAGGAGGTCGACCCCGCGCTGACGGACTACGCCTACGGCCCCGAGTCGTACGACGCGACCATCCTGGCGGCCCTCGCGGCGGTCAAGGGCGGCGGCACCGACGGCCCCACCATCCAGGCCAACATGGCTGCGGTGTCGGGCGCCGACGGCGGCGAGGAGTGCACCTCGTACGCGGACTGCGTCGAGCTGCTCGACGCCGGCGAGGACATCCAGTACGTCGGCCAGGCCGGCATCGGTCCGTTCAACGAGGACAACGACCCGGCCTCCGCGTTCATCGGCGTGTACAAGTACGGCGCCGACAACAAGAACGTCTGGGTGAAGGCGGTCGAGGGCTCCGTCGGCGAGTGA
- a CDS encoding MFS transporter, with product MTTQTPAPAPRLHRDRFTLTLDGVFVTWGWLLYSFNPSVPLLAAELGVSNAQAGLHGTAMAVGAVLAAAITPRAVLRFGRRSTLVVAAVVIAAGIVLLTTGWALPVTLSGMVVVSVGGNVAVSAAQAGLVLHHGRTASAAVTEANGVGSGIGLLGPLAVGACVAAGWGWRPAVAVTAALALATAVAVRLLPEQGALGRPGRVPDPATARASRLPGTARRPASRPGVPGPGTSHPPRPASSAAAPGPRTASPDRSRDPGAAEVRARADQQGSRSKAAAAGRAVLASRWFLVAVVAALALENATTYWATDLVRDRTGAGAGIATATTAGLVAGMTLIRFVVGPLSLRVSPARLLAASFGVAVAGWAVLWTATSASVALVGLFLAGLGYGAQYPLGIALLLGAAGGATDAAQARATVGGGVAVGLAPFLLGALADAVGSHTAFLVVPVLAVVGGVAAVAGGRAWRRERPGVPVPAGEPA from the coding sequence GTGACGACGCAGACCCCGGCACCGGCGCCGAGGCTCCACCGGGACCGGTTCACCCTCACCCTCGACGGCGTGTTCGTCACGTGGGGCTGGCTGCTCTACTCCTTCAACCCGAGCGTGCCGCTGCTGGCCGCCGAGCTCGGGGTGTCGAACGCCCAGGCCGGTCTGCACGGCACCGCGATGGCGGTGGGCGCGGTGCTGGCCGCGGCGATCACGCCGCGGGCAGTTCTGCGGTTCGGTCGACGGTCGACTCTCGTCGTGGCCGCCGTGGTGATCGCGGCGGGCATCGTGCTGCTCACCACCGGGTGGGCGCTTCCGGTGACGCTCTCCGGCATGGTGGTCGTGTCGGTCGGCGGCAACGTCGCGGTGAGCGCCGCGCAGGCGGGGCTGGTGCTGCACCACGGGCGCACCGCGTCCGCGGCGGTCACCGAGGCGAACGGGGTCGGGTCGGGGATCGGGCTGCTCGGGCCGCTCGCGGTCGGGGCGTGCGTGGCGGCGGGCTGGGGCTGGCGGCCGGCGGTCGCGGTGACCGCGGCGCTCGCGCTGGCGACCGCGGTGGCGGTGCGGCTGCTGCCCGAGCAGGGCGCGCTGGGGCGGCCGGGGCGCGTGCCCGACCCCGCGACGGCTCGGGCGTCCCGGCTACCGGGGACGGCTCGCCGGCCGGCGTCGCGCCCGGGGGTACCCGGGCCCGGGACGTCGCACCCGCCCCGGCCGGCGTCGAGCGCAGCGGCGCCCGGGCCCCGGACGGCGAGCCCGGACCGCTCGCGCGACCCCGGCGCCGCCGAGGTGCGGGCGCGTGCGGATCAGCAGGGTTCGCGGTCGAAAGCGGCCGCGGCGGGGCGCGCGGTGCTGGCGTCGCGGTGGTTCCTCGTCGCGGTGGTGGCGGCGCTGGCGCTCGAGAACGCGACCACCTACTGGGCGACGGACCTGGTCCGGGACCGCACCGGCGCCGGCGCGGGCATCGCCACGGCCACGACCGCGGGGCTCGTCGCCGGGATGACGCTGATCCGGTTCGTCGTCGGGCCGCTGTCGCTGCGGGTGTCGCCCGCCCGGCTGCTCGCCGCCTCGTTCGGCGTGGCGGTCGCCGGCTGGGCCGTGCTGTGGACCGCGACGAGCGCCTCGGTCGCGCTCGTCGGGCTGTTCCTGGCCGGGCTCGGGTACGGCGCGCAGTACCCGCTCGGGATCGCGCTGCTGCTCGGTGCCGCGGGCGGCGCGACGGACGCGGCACAGGCGCGGGCGACCGTCGGCGGTGGGGTGGCCGTGGGGCTCGCGCCGTTCCTGCTGGGGGCGCTCGCGGACGCCGTGGGGTCGCACACGGCGTTCCTGGTGGTGCCGGTGCTGGCGGTCGTCGGCGGGGTGGCGGCGGTGGCAGGCGGCCGAGCGTGGCGGCGCGAGCGTCCGGGCGTGCCGGTCCCGGCAGGCGAGCCGGCCTGA
- a CDS encoding methyl-accepting chemotaxis protein: MPERVVRLAEEVGRVTGEKLQGIEQVARSTKMLALNALIESARVGEAGAGFAVVAREVGEVADRARALSEELSSELRPRIDELTVLGHELVGRVRGQRLADLALNVIELMDRNLYERSCDVRWWATDAALVDALATGDPGAARHAGDRLATILRSYTVYLDLWLADASGRVVARAGTGGAPGVVGSDVRDEPWFRAALATRSGDDYAALDVTPHRALGALTATYATAVREGGRADGRPLGALGVFFDWERQAQAIVDGVRLGRGEREATRVLILDRDGLVLAASDRAGVLAERVALRTGDRATGAYEEDGRAVGFAATPGYETYAGLGWYGALVQQG; encoded by the coding sequence GTGCCGGAACGGGTCGTGCGGCTGGCCGAGGAGGTCGGTCGCGTCACGGGTGAGAAGCTGCAGGGCATCGAGCAGGTCGCCCGCAGCACGAAGATGCTCGCGCTGAACGCGCTCATCGAGTCCGCGCGCGTCGGCGAGGCGGGCGCGGGGTTCGCGGTCGTCGCGCGGGAGGTCGGCGAGGTCGCCGACCGCGCGCGGGCGCTGTCGGAGGAGCTCTCGTCGGAGCTGCGCCCGCGGATCGACGAGCTGACCGTCCTCGGGCACGAGCTCGTCGGCCGGGTGCGCGGGCAGCGGCTCGCGGACCTGGCACTGAACGTGATCGAGCTGATGGACCGCAACCTGTACGAGCGGTCGTGCGACGTGCGGTGGTGGGCGACCGACGCGGCGCTGGTCGACGCCCTCGCGACGGGCGACCCGGGCGCGGCGCGGCACGCCGGCGACCGGCTGGCGACGATCCTGCGCAGCTACACCGTCTACCTCGATCTCTGGCTGGCCGACGCGTCCGGTCGGGTCGTCGCCCGGGCGGGCACCGGCGGCGCTCCCGGCGTGGTCGGCTCGGATGTGCGCGACGAGCCGTGGTTCCGTGCCGCGCTCGCCACCCGGTCCGGTGACGACTACGCCGCCCTCGACGTCACCCCGCACCGCGCGCTCGGCGCGCTCACGGCGACGTACGCGACCGCCGTGCGCGAGGGCGGCCGCGCCGACGGCCGGCCGCTGGGCGCGCTGGGCGTCTTCTTCGACTGGGAGCGGCAGGCGCAGGCGATCGTCGACGGCGTGCGGCTCGGACGGGGCGAGCGCGAGGCCACCCGCGTGCTGATCCTCGACCGGGACGGGCTGGTGCTCGCGGCGTCCGACAGGGCGGGGGTGCTCGCGGAGCGGGTCGCGCTGCGCACCGGCGACCGCGCGACCGGGGCCTACGAGGAGGACGGCCGCGCGGTGGGGTTCGCGGCGACCCCGGGTTACGAGACGTACGCCGGGCTCGGCTGGTACGGCGCGCTGGTGCAGCAGGGCTGA